The following proteins come from a genomic window of Mustela lutreola isolate mMusLut2 chromosome 6, mMusLut2.pri, whole genome shotgun sequence:
- the RAB32 gene encoding ras-related protein Rab-32 isoform X2 yields the protein MAGGGPGDPGQGAEGAAAPETREHLFKVLVIGELGVGKTSIIKRYVHQLFSQHYRATIGVDFALKVLNWDNRTLVRLQLWDIAGQERFGNMTRVYYKEAVGAFVVFDISRGSTFEAVLKWKSDLDSKVHLPNGSPIPAVLLANKCDQKKDGGQNPPQMDQFCKEHGFTGWFETSAKHESLEFILVIISAL from the exons ATGGCGGGGGGGGGACCCGGGGACCCGGGCCAGGGGGCGGAGGGGGCGGCCGCGCCCGAGACCCGCGAGCACCTCTTCAAGGTGCTGGTCATCGGCGAGCTCGGCGTGGGCAAGACCAGCATTATCAAGCGCTACGTCCATCAGCTCTTCTCCCAGCACTACCGGGCCACCATTGGGGTGGACTTCGCCCTCAAGGTCCTCAACTGGGACAACCGGACGCTGGTGCGCCTGCAGCTCTGGGACATCGCGG ggcaGGAGCGATTTGGCAACATGACCCGGGTATACTACAAAGAAGCTGTTGGTGCTTTTGTAGTCTTTGATATATCAAGAGGTTCCACGTTTGAGGCCGTCTTAAAATGGAAAAGTGATCTGGATAGTAAAGTCCACCTTCCAAATGGCAGTCCTATTCCTGCTGTCCTCTTAGCTAATAAATGTGACCAAAAAAAGGATGGTGGCCAGAATCCTCCCCAGATGGACCAATTCTGCAAAGAACATGGTTTCACTGGATGGTTCGAAACTTCTGCAAAG